The genomic region CGTGGGCGGGTTCGCTCAAGGACGACGGCTGGTCCAGCGAGGAGCTGAAGGTCCGCAACGAGGCCCGCAAGATCCTCGGCATCCCGGACCTCAAGGTCTCCGCGACCTGCGTGCGCGTCCCGGTGGTCACCACGCACTCGCTGGCGGTGCACGCCACCTTCGCCCGCGAGGTCACCGTGGAGCAGGCCAAGAAGCTGCTCGGCGCGCAGCCCTCGGTCGTGGTGGTGGACGACCCGGCCAACGGCGAGTACCCCACCCCGGCCGAGGTGGTCGGCGGCGACCCGACCTACGTCGGCCGGATCCGCCAGGCGCTGGACTTCCCGAACACGCTGGAGCTGTTCGTGTGCGGGGACAACCTGCGCAAGGGCGCGGCGCTGAACACCTACGAGATCGCCGAGGTCATCGTCACCCAGTAGGTTCGGTGGCATGACTCTGGGCGACGGAGTGGTGCTCGGCATCGACCTGGGCACCACTGCGACCAAGGTGGTGGCCGCGGACCGGCGGGGGCGGGTGCTCGCCCTCGCCGAACGCGGCTACCCCATGCGCACCGACCAGCCCGGCCTGGCCGTGCACGACCCGGACCGGGTGCTGCACGCGGCACTGGCCGCGGTGCGCGAGTGCGTGCAGACCTGCCAGGACCCGGTGCGGGGGCTGTCCTTCACCGGCGCCATGCACACCCTGATCGGGCTGGACGCCGACTACCGCCCGATCACCCCTTCGCTGAGCTGGGCGGACAACCGGGCCATCGAACAGGCCGCCCGGCTGCGCAGCGATCCGGCCTCGGCCGACCTGCACCGGGCCACCGGCACGCCGGTGCACCCGTTCGCGCCGCTGAGCAAGCTGGTCTGGTTCGCCGAGCAGGACCCGGACACCAAGCCCGCGTACTGGTGCGCGCTCAAGGACTTCGTGCTGCGCCACTTCACCGGCCGCCTGGTCACCGAGCACTCCTACTCCTCGGGCAGCGGGCTGATGAACATCCACCAGCTGGCCTGGCACCAGCCCTCGCTGGAACTGGCCGGGATCACGGCCGGGCAGCTGCCCGAGCTGCTGGCCCCCACCGACACCCTGCCGCTGCGCGATGGGGTGGCCGACGACCTCGGCCTGCCCCGCGGCCTGCCGGTGGTGGCCGGTGGCGGCGACGGCCCGCTGGCCAACCTCGGCGTGGGCGCGGTCCGCCCCGGCATGGCCGCGCTGTCGCTGGGCACCAGCGGCGCGCTGCGGGTGGTCCGCACCGAACCCGGCATCGACGAGCGCGGCCGCACCTTCTGCTACGGCATCGCCGAGGGCTACTGGGTGCTCGGCGGCGCGGTCAGCAACGGCGGCGTGGTCAGCCAGTGGGCCGCCGAGCTGGTCGGCGAGGAGGACATGGCCGACCTGCTCGCCGAGGCCGCCACGGTGCCGCCCGGCGCGAACGGCCTGTTCGCACTGCCCTACCTGCTCGGCGAGCGCGCCCCCTGGTGGGACCCGGACCCGCGGGGCCTGCTGCTCGGCCTGCGCCGCGACCACGGCCGGGCCGAGCTGACCCGTGCCATGGTGGAGGGCGTGGCCCAGCAGCTGGCCCTGGTCAGGGACGCGGTGCGGGACACCGGGGCCGAGGTCTCGCCGGTGCGGGCCACCGGCGGCTCGTTCCGCTCGGCGCTGTGGGGCCAGCTCATCGCGGCCGCGCTGGACACCGACCTGGAGATCACCGAGGACAGCGAGGGCTCCGGCCTGGGCGCCTGTCTGCTCGGCTGGCGGGCGCTGGGCGTGCTGTCCTCGCTGGAGGACGCCGCCGGGCTGATCACCCCGACCGAGACGGTGCACCCGGACCCCGAGCTGGCCGAGCACTTCGCCGCGGCCCGGCCCAGGGTGGAGCGGGTCTACCTGGCACTGCGCGAGCTCATGAGCTGAGCAGCTCCACCGAGACCTCCCACAGCCGCTTGGCCGCGGCGGCGTCCAGCGCGTAGGGGGCGACACCCCGGCGGACCTCACCCGGCACGCTCGGCAGCGCCTCGTTGCCGTCCTCGAAGTAGCGGCCGCTGATCCCGGCCACCAGCGGCGAGGCGGCCAGCAGCACCGAGGTGGCCGCGCCCTGCTCGGTGGTCTTCCACCGCATGCCCGAGCCGTCCACCATGGCCT from Crossiella sp. CA-258035 harbors:
- a CDS encoding gluconokinase translates to MTLGDGVVLGIDLGTTATKVVAADRRGRVLALAERGYPMRTDQPGLAVHDPDRVLHAALAAVRECVQTCQDPVRGLSFTGAMHTLIGLDADYRPITPSLSWADNRAIEQAARLRSDPASADLHRATGTPVHPFAPLSKLVWFAEQDPDTKPAYWCALKDFVLRHFTGRLVTEHSYSSGSGLMNIHQLAWHQPSLELAGITAGQLPELLAPTDTLPLRDGVADDLGLPRGLPVVAGGGDGPLANLGVGAVRPGMAALSLGTSGALRVVRTEPGIDERGRTFCYGIAEGYWVLGGAVSNGGVVSQWAAELVGEEDMADLLAEAATVPPGANGLFALPYLLGERAPWWDPDPRGLLLGLRRDHGRAELTRAMVEGVAQQLALVRDAVRDTGAEVSPVRATGGSFRSALWGQLIAAALDTDLEITEDSEGSGLGACLLGWRALGVLSSLEDAAGLITPTETVHPDPELAEHFAAARPRVERVYLALRELMS